In a single window of the Orbaceae bacterium lpD04 genome:
- a CDS encoding NarK family nitrate/nitrite MFS transporter — translation MSKTSKVIEQWQPDDSQFWLNTGKKIATRNLWISIPCLLLGFCVWMLFSIVAIHLNSIGFNFSTNQLFLLTAIPSVSGALFRVPYSFVIPIFGGRRWTAFSTIILIVPCLWLGYVIQDTTTPYSVFIVIALLCGLGGANFASSMANISFFFPKSHQGGALGLNGGLGNLGVSVIQLVASLIIFVPLCIGGPAILPNGAELWLQNAALIWVPFLIICSVAAFFGMNDLATARASFKQQSVVLKDKTMWTLSLLYLATFGSFIGFSAGFAMLSKTQFPEVDIAMFAFFGPLVGAIGRPLGGAMSDKFNGIRMTFINYLLMIIFVILVFTTLPGIFSEHGSFIGFYITFLLLFFTAGFGSGSTYQMIAIVFRQHIFNRATNNGIDKNQATKTAATETAAALGFISAIGAIGGFVIPQLFSLSLVLFHSVSYALIIFLVFYIVCAIITKVNYKAQ, via the coding sequence ATGAGTAAAACATCTAAAGTCATTGAACAATGGCAGCCTGATGATAGCCAATTTTGGTTAAATACAGGTAAAAAAATAGCAACACGGAATTTATGGATTTCAATACCGTGTTTATTATTAGGATTTTGTGTCTGGATGCTCTTTAGTATTGTCGCAATTCATTTAAATTCTATTGGATTTAACTTTTCGACTAACCAGCTTTTTTTACTCACTGCAATTCCTTCTGTTTCTGGTGCATTATTTCGCGTACCTTATTCATTTGTTATTCCTATTTTTGGTGGAAGAAGATGGACCGCATTTAGTACTATTATTTTGATAGTACCTTGTTTATGGCTTGGCTATGTTATTCAAGATACAACAACACCATATTCAGTATTTATTGTGATCGCGTTATTATGTGGATTAGGTGGTGCAAATTTTGCGTCAAGTATGGCTAATATCAGCTTTTTCTTTCCTAAATCACATCAAGGTGGTGCATTAGGCTTGAATGGCGGACTTGGTAACTTAGGTGTTAGCGTTATTCAGTTAGTTGCTTCACTTATTATTTTTGTGCCTCTTTGTATTGGTGGGCCTGCAATATTGCCTAATGGCGCAGAATTATGGTTACAAAATGCGGCTCTGATTTGGGTACCATTCTTAATTATTTGTTCTGTTGCCGCATTCTTTGGCATGAATGATCTTGCTACAGCAAGAGCATCGTTTAAGCAACAATCTGTTGTCTTAAAAGACAAAACGATGTGGACACTAAGCCTACTTTATTTAGCTACATTTGGTTCTTTTATCGGTTTTTCTGCTGGTTTTGCAATGCTTAGTAAAACTCAATTTCCTGAGGTTGATATTGCAATGTTTGCCTTTTTTGGTCCTTTAGTCGGCGCAATTGGTCGACCATTAGGTGGGGCGATGTCAGATAAATTCAATGGTATTAGAATGACTTTCATTAATTACCTTTTGATGATTATTTTTGTGATCCTAGTCTTTACTACATTACCTGGCATTTTTAGCGAGCATGGTTCTTTTATCGGCTTTTATATTACTTTTTTACTATTATTTTTTACTGCTGGATTTGGTAGTGGTTCTACTTATCAGATGATTGCAATTGTTTTTCGCCAACATATTTTTAATCGTGCAACTAATAATGGTATAGATAAAAATCAAGCGACTAAAACGGCTGCAACAGAAACGGCTGCTGCATTAGGATTTATCTCTGCTATTGGCGCTATTGGTGGATTTGTTATTCCACAATTATTTAGCTTATCACTCGTGCTATTCCATTCGGTAAGCTATGCATTAATTATTTTCTTAGTCTTTTATATTGTCTGCGCGATTATTACAAAAGTTAATTATAAAGCACAGTAA
- the narH gene encoding nitrate reductase subunit beta, which yields MKIRAQIGMVLNLDKCIGCHTCSVTCKNVWTNRPGVEYAWFNNVESKPGIGFPVDWENQQRWKGGWELNKKGRLTLKAGNKVGLLSGIFSNPNLPQIDDYYEPFDYDYQHLQNAPESKSQPIARPYSQITGLKINKIIAGPNWEDDLGGEFSKRSEDYNFANMEKQIYGQFENSFLAYLPRLCEHCLNPACVASCPSGAIYKREEDGIVLIDQDKCRGWRMCVSGCPYKKIYFNWKSGKSEKCIFCYPRIESGQPTVCSETCVGRIRYLGVILYDADKIREAASVTDNQDLYEKQLSIFLDPNDPEVIKQALADGIEQSVIDSAQKSPVYKLAIDWQLALPLHPEYRTLPMVWYVPPLSPIQSVIGDNELDKQGLLLDVEQLRIPVQYLANLLTAGDEKPVLRALRRMIAMRVYKRGEEVDNIKHDSILKEVGLTEHQIQEMYRYLAIANYEDRFVIPTHHSELKSELSRSAFVEQGTCGFTFGDGCKGSDNPFNLFNAQRIDAVDISGNKGEL from the coding sequence ATGAAAATACGTGCACAAATAGGCATGGTATTAAATCTGGATAAATGTATTGGTTGCCATACTTGTTCTGTAACTTGTAAAAATGTTTGGACAAATAGGCCTGGTGTTGAATATGCATGGTTTAATAATGTAGAAAGTAAACCAGGTATTGGTTTTCCTGTTGATTGGGAAAACCAACAACGCTGGAAAGGTGGCTGGGAATTAAATAAAAAAGGTCGCTTGACACTTAAAGCCGGTAATAAGGTTGGATTATTATCTGGTATATTTTCTAATCCAAATTTACCACAAATAGATGATTATTATGAACCTTTTGATTATGATTATCAGCATTTACAAAATGCGCCAGAGTCTAAATCACAACCGATTGCAAGGCCGTATTCACAAATTACAGGTTTAAAGATTAATAAAATAATCGCTGGCCCAAACTGGGAAGATGATCTTGGTGGTGAGTTTTCCAAACGTAGTGAGGACTATAATTTTGCAAATATGGAAAAGCAAATTTATGGCCAATTTGAGAACTCTTTCTTAGCTTACCTACCTCGTTTGTGTGAGCATTGTTTAAATCCAGCTTGTGTCGCATCTTGTCCTAGTGGCGCTATCTATAAACGTGAAGAAGATGGTATTGTCCTTATCGATCAAGATAAATGTCGTGGCTGGCGGATGTGTGTATCGGGTTGCCCATACAAGAAAATCTATTTTAATTGGAAAAGCGGTAAGTCAGAAAAATGTATTTTTTGTTATCCTCGAATTGAATCAGGACAACCAACAGTTTGTTCGGAAACATGTGTTGGACGTATTCGTTATCTTGGTGTCATTTTATATGATGCAGATAAAATTCGTGAAGCAGCATCAGTTACCGATAATCAAGATTTGTATGAAAAGCAATTATCAATATTTCTTGACCCAAATGATCCAGAGGTTATTAAACAAGCTCTGGCTGATGGTATTGAGCAAAGTGTCATTGACTCTGCTCAAAAATCACCGGTTTATAAGCTAGCAATTGATTGGCAGCTTGCCTTACCATTACATCCAGAATATAGAACTTTACCAATGGTTTGGTATGTGCCACCGCTATCACCTATTCAGTCAGTTATTGGTGATAATGAGCTTGATAAGCAAGGTCTGTTATTAGATGTCGAACAACTACGAATACCTGTTCAATATTTAGCTAATTTACTCACCGCAGGAGATGAAAAACCAGTTTTGCGAGCATTAAGACGAATGATTGCAATGCGAGTCTATAAGCGCGGTGAAGAAGTAGATAATATCAAACACGACTCGATACTTAAAGAAGTCGGCTTAACTGAGCATCAAATTCAAGAAATGTATCGTTATTTAGCCATTGCAAATTATGAAGACCGTTTTGTTATACCGACTCATCATTCCGAACTGAAATCAGAACTATCTAGGTCTGCTTTTGTTGAGCAAGGCACGTGCGGTTTTACTTTTGGTGATGGCTGTAAAGGAAGTGACAACCCATTTAATTTGTTTAATGCGCAAAGAATTGATGCGGTAGATATTTCTGGTAATAAAGGAGAGCTATGA
- a CDS encoding nitrate reductase subunit alpha → MSKFIDHLRYFKQRKGTFADGHGETLSTNRDWEDSYRQRWQYDKVVRSTHGVNCTGSCSWKIYVKNGLVTWETQQTDYPRTRPDLPNHEPRGCPRGASYSWYLYSANRVKYPLIRKQLLKLWREAKEKYPDPVDAWGSIINDKDKAQSYKQKRGRGGFVRADWHEINELIAASNIYTIKKFGPDRIAGFSPIPAMSMISYAAGARYLSLIGGACLSFYDWYCDLPPASPMTWGEQTDVPESADWYNSSYIIAWGSNIPQTRTPDAHFFSEVRYKGTKTVAITPDYAEVSKFSDEWLSPQQGTDSALALAMGHVILKEFYYLKETEYFSNYVRRYSDLPMLVVLDKRDGENYAAGRLLRADDLVDKLGQNNNPEWKTIAIDELTGNLVAPQGSAGFRWGEKGKWNLEAKEGLDQKEVKLQLSLLGKQDDVIDVGFPYFASQEQEHFKHVALNDVLYHKLPVKKIVLANGETAFVTTVYDLMMANYGIERGLNDENAASSYNEIKAYTPAWAEKITGIKQAQIIRIAKEFAENADKTHGRSMIIVGAGLNHWYHMDMNYRGLINMLVMCGCVGQSGGGWAHYVGQEKLRPQTGWQPLAFALDWQRPPRHMNSTSFFYNHSSQWRHESISARGLLSPLADKTKYSDSLIDFNIKSERLGWLPSAPQLNINPLTIAKLAKEQDIDPIAYTTESLKNGSIKFASEAPDSENNYPRQMFIWRSNLLGSSGKGHEYLLHYLLGTENGIQNADLGVQGLNKPQELEWQDDAITGKLDLVVTLDFRMSSTCLFSDIVLPTATWYEKDDMNTSDMHPFIHPLSAAVDPAWEAKSDWDIYKDLAKTFSALCDGHLGNEVDVVTLPIQHDSPAELAQPYDIKDWKMGECELIPGKTAPHLMKVERNYPETYARFTSIGPLLEKLGNGGKGISWNTETEVNFLKQLNGKQQNGQAKIDSAIDAAEMILSLAPETNGQVAVKAWNALGQITGRDHRHLALNKEDEKIRFRDIQAQPRKIISSPTWSGLEDEHVSYNAGYTNVHEFIPWRTLSGRQQLYQDHQWMRDFGESLLVYRPPVETKSVKPLLNQKPNGNPERALNFLTPHQKWGIHSTYSDNLRMLTLSRGGPVVWLSEIDAQALNIEDNDWVEAFNTNGALTARAIVSQRIPAGMIVMYHAQERLVNLPGSEITGQRGGIHNSVTRVYPKPTHMIGGYVHQAYGFNYYGTVGSNRDEFVVVRKMANIDWLDEEVKS, encoded by the coding sequence ATGAGCAAGTTTATTGATCATTTAAGGTATTTTAAACAACGCAAAGGCACTTTTGCTGATGGTCATGGCGAGACGCTATCGACAAATCGAGATTGGGAAGATTCATATCGCCAGCGCTGGCAATACGATAAAGTTGTGCGTTCAACGCACGGAGTTAACTGTACTGGGTCATGTAGCTGGAAAATTTATGTTAAAAACGGACTTGTGACATGGGAGACTCAGCAAACTGACTATCCTCGAACTCGGCCTGACTTACCTAATCATGAACCACGCGGCTGTCCACGTGGTGCTAGCTATTCTTGGTATTTGTATAGTGCTAACCGAGTTAAATATCCTTTAATTCGTAAACAATTATTAAAATTATGGCGAGAAGCTAAAGAAAAGTACCCTGATCCCGTTGATGCATGGGGATCTATCATCAATGATAAAGATAAAGCACAATCTTATAAACAAAAACGTGGGCGTGGTGGCTTTGTTCGGGCTGATTGGCATGAAATTAACGAATTAATTGCGGCATCGAATATTTATACTATTAAAAAATTTGGTCCCGATCGTATTGCAGGATTTTCTCCAATTCCAGCAATGTCAATGATCTCTTATGCTGCAGGTGCAAGGTATCTTTCTTTAATTGGCGGAGCATGCTTATCATTTTATGATTGGTATTGTGATTTACCTCCTGCATCACCGATGACATGGGGGGAGCAAACAGATGTTCCAGAATCTGCTGATTGGTATAACTCATCTTATATCATCGCTTGGGGATCAAATATTCCTCAAACTCGAACACCCGATGCTCACTTTTTTAGCGAAGTCCGCTATAAAGGGACTAAAACAGTTGCTATTACACCTGATTATGCTGAGGTTTCAAAATTTAGTGATGAATGGCTTAGTCCACAGCAAGGGACAGATAGTGCTCTTGCATTAGCAATGGGACATGTCATTTTAAAAGAGTTTTATTACTTAAAAGAAACCGAATATTTTTCTAATTATGTTAGGCGCTATAGTGACTTACCAATGCTAGTCGTATTGGATAAACGCGATGGTGAAAATTATGCCGCTGGCCGTTTATTACGTGCCGATGATTTAGTCGATAAATTAGGTCAAAATAATAATCCAGAATGGAAAACAATTGCGATTGATGAATTGACAGGTAACTTAGTTGCCCCTCAAGGCTCAGCCGGATTTAGATGGGGAGAAAAAGGTAAATGGAATTTAGAAGCAAAAGAGGGCTTAGATCAAAAAGAAGTCAAATTACAACTTAGTTTACTTGGTAAACAAGATGACGTAATTGATGTTGGTTTTCCGTATTTTGCCAGCCAAGAACAAGAGCACTTTAAACATGTTGCGCTTAATGATGTGCTGTATCATAAATTGCCTGTTAAAAAAATTGTATTAGCAAATGGTGAAACAGCTTTTGTTACGACTGTTTATGATTTGATGATGGCTAATTATGGTATAGAACGCGGATTAAATGATGAAAATGCGGCATCAAGCTATAATGAAATTAAAGCTTATACTCCAGCTTGGGCTGAAAAGATAACGGGCATTAAGCAGGCTCAAATTATCAGAATTGCAAAAGAATTCGCCGAAAATGCTGATAAAACACATGGTCGCTCTATGATCATTGTTGGCGCAGGATTAAACCACTGGTATCACATGGATATGAATTATCGTGGATTAATTAATATGCTCGTTATGTGTGGATGTGTTGGTCAATCAGGTGGCGGCTGGGCTCACTATGTAGGTCAAGAAAAATTACGTCCACAGACAGGATGGCAGCCATTAGCATTTGCTTTAGATTGGCAAAGGCCTCCTCGTCATATGAATAGTACATCTTTCTTTTATAACCATTCAAGTCAATGGCGGCACGAATCGATTTCTGCAAGAGGGTTATTGTCACCATTAGCAGATAAAACAAAGTATAGCGATAGTCTAATTGATTTTAATATTAAATCAGAGCGTTTAGGTTGGTTACCATCGGCGCCTCAATTAAATATTAATCCTTTAACAATTGCTAAATTAGCTAAAGAGCAAGATATTGATCCAATTGCTTATACGACTGAATCGTTAAAAAATGGTTCAATCAAATTTGCATCAGAAGCTCCTGATAGTGAAAATAATTATCCGAGGCAAATGTTTATTTGGCGCTCTAACTTATTAGGGTCATCGGGTAAAGGGCATGAATATTTATTACACTACTTATTAGGGACTGAAAACGGTATACAAAATGCTGATCTCGGTGTACAAGGGCTAAATAAACCTCAAGAACTAGAGTGGCAAGATGATGCTATAACCGGAAAATTAGATTTAGTTGTTACTCTTGATTTTCGTATGTCTAGTACATGTCTCTTTTCGGATATTGTTTTACCCACAGCGACTTGGTATGAAAAAGATGATATGAACACTTCGGATATGCATCCATTTATTCATCCATTATCTGCTGCCGTAGATCCAGCTTGGGAAGCAAAAAGTGATTGGGATATCTATAAAGATCTCGCTAAAACATTTTCAGCACTTTGCGATGGCCATTTAGGTAATGAAGTTGACGTTGTTACGCTACCCATTCAGCATGATTCACCAGCTGAGCTTGCTCAGCCCTATGATATTAAAGATTGGAAAATGGGGGAGTGTGAATTAATACCAGGTAAAACAGCCCCTCACCTTATGAAAGTTGAACGCAACTATCCTGAAACTTATGCTCGTTTTACATCTATTGGTCCATTACTTGAAAAATTAGGTAATGGCGGTAAAGGAATTAGCTGGAACACGGAAACAGAAGTTAATTTCCTTAAGCAGCTAAATGGTAAGCAACAAAACGGTCAAGCTAAAATTGATAGTGCTATTGATGCAGCGGAAATGATCTTATCTCTAGCGCCGGAAACGAACGGTCAAGTTGCCGTTAAAGCTTGGAATGCATTAGGTCAAATTACAGGTCGAGATCATCGACACTTAGCATTAAATAAAGAAGATGAAAAAATTCGGTTTAGAGATATTCAAGCTCAGCCACGTAAGATCATATCTAGTCCTACCTGGTCAGGCCTTGAAGATGAGCATGTTTCTTATAATGCAGGTTATACAAATGTGCATGAGTTTATCCCTTGGCGCACATTATCTGGACGTCAACAACTTTACCAAGATCATCAGTGGATGAGAGATTTTGGTGAAAGTTTACTTGTTTATCGTCCTCCGGTCGAAACTAAATCAGTCAAACCACTATTAAATCAAAAGCCAAATGGTAACCCAGAGAGGGCGTTAAACTTTCTTACGCCACACCAAAAGTGGGGGATCCATTCGACTTATAGTGACAATTTAAGAATGTTAACGTTGTCACGTGGTGGGCCTGTTGTTTGGTTAAGCGAAATCGATGCACAAGCGTTAAATATTGAAGATAACGATTGGGTTGAAGCATTTAATACTAATGGGGCGCTGACTGCTAGAGCAATTGTTAGCCAAAGAATTCCAGCTGGCATGATCGTTATGTATCATGCTCAAGAACGATTAGTGAATCTTCCTGGCTCTGAAATTACAGGGCAAAGAGGTGGTATTCATAATTCCGTTACTCGAGTGTATCCTAAGCCAACACATATGATTGGTGGGTATGTACATCAAGCTTATGGATTTAATTATTATGGTACTGTGGGCTCTAACCGAGATGAGTTTGTGGTAGTGAGAAAGATGGCAAATATCGATTGGTTAGACGAGGAGGTAAAATCATGA
- the narI gene encoding respiratory nitrate reductase subunit gamma has product MSFIHSFFFDFYPYIVTVVFILGSLLRYDYGQYTWQAKSSQILSKKNMRWASNLFHIGIIGIFLGHIVGLLTPHWIYENFISAHHKQILAMTAGGICGVMVLIGGGTLMLRRLFNPRIRATSSTGDILVIVILVVQVILGLATIIVSSHHLDGSVMLSLSKWCQDVATFQFGASRNLVNVPIIYEIHIVLGMTIFLIFPFTRLVHIWSAPAEYLVRRYQIVRSRR; this is encoded by the coding sequence ATGAGTTTTATTCATTCATTCTTTTTTGACTTTTATCCATATATTGTCACGGTTGTTTTTATTCTTGGTAGCCTTTTACGCTACGATTACGGACAATATACATGGCAAGCAAAGTCAAGCCAAATACTTAGCAAAAAAAATATGCGATGGGCTTCAAATCTATTTCATATCGGTATTATTGGTATTTTTCTGGGGCATATCGTTGGTCTATTGACTCCTCATTGGATTTACGAAAACTTTATTTCCGCCCATCATAAACAGATTCTTGCAATGACAGCCGGTGGGATTTGCGGAGTAATGGTGCTAATTGGTGGTGGTACTTTAATGTTACGCCGTTTATTTAACCCACGAATTAGAGCCACATCAAGCACTGGTGATATTCTTGTTATTGTGATTTTAGTTGTACAAGTTATTTTAGGACTCGCAACAATTATAGTATCAAGCCATCACCTAGATGGTAGCGTTATGCTGTCATTATCAAAATGGTGCCAAGATGTTGCAACATTTCAATTTGGAGCAAGTCGCAATCTTGTCAATGTTCCTATTATTTATGAAATTCATATTGTTCTTGGAATGACCATTTTCCTAATTTTTCCATTTACACGATTAGTTCATATCTGGAGCGCGCCTGCTGAGTATTTAGTAAGGCGTTATCAAATAGTTAGATCCCGAAGATAA
- the narJ gene encoding nitrate reductase molybdenum cofactor assembly chaperone, whose amino-acid sequence MMKCCKVLSYLLDYPTNELWQASDELIDIVNSLDELTARQKTQLVEFMTNYFAMSLLDAQANYYHTFEVGNLTSLLLFEHVHGDSRDRGQAMIDLIENYAQQGIELSVNQLPDYLPLFLEYLSLLTQVECQKWLGNIALIIRLLGLRLEKRGSTYQVLFNILYQLSQHNADDNELIQRVTNEESDDSVDALDKAWEETQVLFQGPISNDTKHINNSTYYITVGEDKRSRI is encoded by the coding sequence ATGATGAAATGTTGCAAAGTACTCTCTTATTTACTTGATTATCCAACAAATGAACTATGGCAAGCAAGTGATGAGTTAATCGATATTGTCAATTCATTAGATGAGTTAACGGCACGACAAAAAACTCAACTGGTAGAATTTATGACAAATTATTTTGCTATGTCATTGCTTGATGCTCAAGCAAATTACTATCATACATTTGAAGTGGGCAACTTAACCTCATTATTGTTATTTGAGCACGTTCATGGTGACTCTCGTGATCGTGGTCAAGCAATGATTGATTTGATTGAAAATTATGCCCAACAAGGTATTGAATTATCAGTTAATCAGTTACCCGATTACTTGCCATTATTTCTGGAATATCTTTCTTTACTTACTCAAGTTGAATGCCAAAAATGGTTAGGCAATATTGCATTAATTATTCGGCTATTAGGGCTAAGACTCGAAAAGAGGGGAAGTACTTACCAAGTATTATTTAATATACTTTATCAATTATCGCAACATAATGCTGATGATAATGAATTAATACAACGCGTTACTAATGAAGAGTCAGATGATTCAGTTGATGCTTTAGATAAAGCATGGGAAGAGACCCAAGTTTTATTTCAAGGGCCAATTAGTAATGATACTAAACATATCAATAATTCTACCTACTATATCACTGTAGGGGAAGATAAACGGAGTCGAATATGA
- a CDS encoding transketolase family protein, producing the protein MFIVENDPIEMRKVYSKFMQEFIGKNTEIIALEADLMSSMSMDSVHNMYPNNVINCGIMESHIVGLAAGLSIAGKIPFFHTFTAFASRRCFDQLFMSVDYQNNNVKIIASDAGITAVHNGGTHMSFEDMGIVRGLAHAVVLEVTDATMFRAILEQLVHLKGLYWVRTMRKNAVTIYQHGEKFSIGKAKILREGKDVTLIANGIMVAQAMIAADKLATQGINATVIDMFTLKPIDREAIIKYAKFTGKVVTCENHNIHNGLGSAVAEVLVEECPIPMRFIGIKDRYGQVGTLEFLKKEYELTADDIVKAVKSFP; encoded by the coding sequence ATGTTTATTGTTGAAAATGATCCAATTGAAATGCGCAAAGTGTATTCTAAATTTATGCAAGAGTTTATCGGTAAAAATACTGAAATTATTGCCTTAGAAGCAGATCTAATGAGTTCAATGTCAATGGATAGTGTACATAATATGTATCCTAATAACGTTATCAATTGCGGCATTATGGAGTCTCATATTGTTGGTCTTGCCGCGGGTTTATCAATTGCTGGTAAGATCCCCTTTTTTCATACTTTTACTGCTTTTGCTAGTCGTCGCTGCTTTGATCAACTCTTTATGTCAGTTGATTATCAAAATAATAATGTAAAAATTATTGCTTCAGATGCGGGAATAACGGCGGTGCATAATGGTGGTACACATATGTCATTTGAAGATATGGGAATAGTGAGGGGACTTGCTCACGCGGTAGTATTAGAAGTAACCGACGCGACCATGTTTAGAGCTATTCTTGAGCAGCTCGTTCATTTAAAGGGGCTATATTGGGTTAGAACTATGCGCAAGAATGCCGTTACTATTTACCAACATGGCGAAAAATTCTCGATTGGTAAAGCAAAGATTCTACGAGAAGGTAAAGATGTAACATTAATTGCTAATGGGATCATGGTTGCTCAGGCCATGATAGCTGCTGATAAGCTAGCTACTCAAGGTATTAACGCAACTGTAATTGATATGTTTACTTTAAAGCCAATTGATCGTGAAGCTATTATTAAGTATGCAAAATTCACGGGTAAAGTGGTGACATGTGAAAACCATAATATTCATAATGGGCTAGGTTCAGCTGTTGCTGAAGTGCTTGTTGAAGAATGCCCAATTCCAATGCGTTTTATTGGTATAAAAGATCGTTATGGACAAGTTGGCACACTTGAGTTTTTAAAAAAAGAATATGAGCTCACGGCCGATGATATTGTTAAAGCAGTAAAATCATTTCCTTAA
- a CDS encoding IscS subfamily cysteine desulfurase has product MKLPIYMDYAATTPVDPKVAEKMMQFLTLDGIFGNPASRSHKFGWQAEEAVDIARNQIADLIGADSREIVFTSGATEADNLAIKGAAHFYQVKGKHIITCKTEHKAVLDTCRQLEREGFEVTYLTPESNGIIDLAKLEQVMRDDTILVSIMHVNNETGVIQDIEKIGEICRSKGIVFHVDATQSVGKLDLDLAKLKVDLMSFSSHKIYGPKGIGGLYVRRKPRIRIEAQMHGGGHERGMRSGTLPVHQIVGMGEAYRIAKEKQATEMARLQKLKQRLWDGLKDIDEVYLNGSLEHGVQNILNVSFAYVEGESLMMALKDLAVSSGSACTSASLEPSYVLRALGLNDELAHSSIRFSIGRFTTEEEIDYVIKLLHDSIGRLRELSPLWEMFKDGVDLTQIKWSAH; this is encoded by the coding sequence ATGAAACTTCCAATCTATATGGATTACGCGGCAACTACACCTGTAGATCCCAAAGTCGCAGAAAAAATGATGCAGTTTTTAACCCTTGATGGTATTTTTGGAAACCCAGCATCAAGATCACACAAATTTGGCTGGCAAGCTGAAGAGGCGGTAGATATCGCTCGTAATCAAATTGCTGACTTAATTGGCGCTGATTCTAGGGAAATTGTTTTTACATCGGGTGCAACTGAGGCGGATAACTTAGCGATTAAAGGTGCAGCTCACTTTTATCAAGTAAAAGGTAAGCATATAATTACTTGTAAAACAGAACATAAAGCAGTTTTAGATACATGCCGTCAACTTGAAAGAGAAGGATTTGAGGTCACTTATTTAACACCCGAATCAAATGGTATTATTGATTTAGCTAAGCTAGAACAAGTAATGCGAGATGACACTATTTTAGTATCGATTATGCACGTTAATAATGAGACAGGCGTAATTCAAGATATTGAAAAAATTGGTGAAATATGTCGAAGTAAAGGGATTGTGTTTCATGTCGATGCGACGCAAAGTGTTGGGAAACTTGATCTCGATTTAGCCAAATTAAAAGTCGATTTAATGTCATTTTCTAGCCATAAAATTTATGGTCCTAAAGGGATAGGCGGCTTATATGTAAGACGTAAACCTCGCATTCGTATTGAAGCTCAAATGCACGGTGGCGGCCATGAGCGAGGTATGCGGTCGGGCACACTACCAGTCCATCAAATCGTTGGCATGGGTGAAGCTTACCGCATAGCGAAAGAAAAGCAAGCTACTGAGATGGCTCGCCTGCAAAAATTAAAACAGCGCCTTTGGGATGGATTAAAAGATATTGATGAAGTGTATTTAAATGGATCATTAGAGCATGGCGTACAAAATATACTTAATGTCAGTTTTGCTTATGTCGAAGGTGAATCATTAATGATGGCATTAAAAGATCTTGCTGTTTCGTCAGGTTCTGCCTGTACATCAGCAAGTCTTGAGCCATCTTATGTATTAAGAGCTTTAGGGCTAAATGACGAGCTTGCACACAGTTCTATTCGTTTTTCAATAGGTCGTTTTACGACAGAAGAAGAGATTGATTACGTTATCAAACTTCTTCATGACTCAATTGGGCGTTTACGTGAATTATCTCCACTGTGGGAAATGTTTAAAGACGGTGTCGATTTAACTCAAATTAAATGGTCAGCTCATTAA
- the iscR gene encoding Fe-S cluster assembly transcriptional regulator IscR, giving the protein MKLTSKGRYAVTAMLDVALHSGQGPVSLAEISERQEISLSYLEQLFARLRKNGLVSSVRGPGGGYVLGRGLDEIAISAIVKAVDETVAATKCHGEEGCQGGVKCLTHTLWNDLSERIDSFLNSITLSELVKNKDVQAVADRQSNIIRINHLN; this is encoded by the coding sequence ATGAAATTAACATCAAAAGGGCGGTATGCAGTAACAGCAATGCTTGATGTTGCACTTCATTCAGGTCAAGGCCCCGTATCACTTGCTGAAATCTCGGAACGACAAGAAATATCGCTTTCTTATTTGGAGCAGCTATTTGCTCGTTTGAGGAAAAATGGTCTAGTCAGTAGTGTTAGAGGTCCCGGTGGAGGATATGTTCTTGGACGGGGATTGGATGAAATAGCTATTAGCGCGATAGTAAAGGCGGTTGATGAGACTGTCGCCGCAACAAAATGTCATGGTGAAGAAGGTTGTCAAGGTGGAGTTAAATGCCTAACTCATACCTTATGGAATGATTTAAGTGAGCGTATCGATAGCTTTTTGAACAGCATTACACTAAGTGAGCTAGTTAAAAATAAAGATGTTCAAGCTGTAGCTGATAGGCAAAGCAATATTATACGTATAAATCATCTTAACTAA